The following proteins are encoded in a genomic region of Lujinxingia vulgaris:
- a CDS encoding cyclic nucleotide-binding domain-containing protein yields MSSPRLRKYLAYYQRTLSEEPENIEARLRLAALFCEMGRPRHAIEEYGTAAKLLAAAGLPLEAIAACKAILEMDASHTETQFFLARLYAQAPEATGHVARVARPVDGAARRAQPTPTLGASPAASVETSRAPWPREGSGVRVQALSEQEAEEVRRGQKSAITLGRPKSSPGLAAPASVTPANYGATPDVHQEATRHVPALTVAERDDHGEVTRVDRPRLGGDEPDAESTFQVRVFEWEGLQLDEASDSRWEALQAFDAMDEPPTMELREEDAGQVIEERHVRRSELPAIPLFSQLPAEAFVEALRVMEHRRVAAGTVLASPDDPKVCLYVIIKGSVRVEKSLVDGRTVFLARLGEGEVFGEFRLLTGRDGMARVVAEEGLEVLAVRDEVVYELGRRFPEVWDALWGFYYARMLNNLLASSAIFGGLSPEQREVLGRHFELREWIAGQALFERGHHVERLSLVVSGSVEVEVAGRRGQREVVDTLEAGAFLGVTPCAQLSEAGATVRARTDVIVLELSATIFRDLLSKVPSVGEAVRREVALRKERSRQARARGYASSGVAPPTRR; encoded by the coding sequence ATGTCGAGCCCCCGGCTTCGAAAATATCTGGCGTATTACCAGCGCACGCTCAGCGAGGAGCCCGAGAATATCGAGGCGCGGCTGCGCCTGGCGGCGCTTTTCTGCGAGATGGGGCGTCCGCGCCACGCCATTGAGGAGTACGGCACCGCGGCGAAGTTGCTGGCGGCGGCGGGGCTTCCCCTGGAGGCGATCGCGGCGTGTAAGGCGATCCTGGAGATGGACGCCAGCCACACCGAGACGCAGTTTTTTCTGGCGCGCCTTTACGCACAGGCCCCCGAGGCGACCGGTCATGTCGCGCGGGTGGCGCGTCCGGTCGATGGAGCGGCGCGGCGGGCGCAGCCCACGCCGACGTTGGGAGCTTCGCCGGCCGCATCGGTAGAGACCTCGCGAGCCCCCTGGCCGCGGGAGGGCTCCGGGGTGCGGGTGCAGGCGCTCTCGGAGCAGGAGGCCGAAGAGGTTCGCCGGGGCCAGAAGAGCGCCATTACCCTCGGGCGACCCAAGTCTTCGCCAGGGCTGGCCGCGCCGGCGTCTGTGACGCCTGCAAACTACGGTGCGACCCCTGATGTGCATCAGGAAGCCACGCGTCACGTGCCTGCGCTCACGGTTGCCGAACGCGACGACCATGGCGAGGTGACCCGTGTCGACCGTCCGCGTCTCGGAGGCGATGAGCCCGATGCGGAGTCCACATTCCAGGTGCGCGTCTTTGAGTGGGAGGGACTTCAGCTGGATGAAGCGAGCGACTCGCGTTGGGAGGCGCTGCAGGCCTTCGACGCGATGGATGAGCCCCCCACCATGGAATTGCGTGAGGAGGACGCCGGTCAGGTCATCGAGGAGCGCCACGTGCGCCGCTCGGAGCTGCCGGCCATCCCGCTCTTCAGCCAACTTCCCGCCGAAGCCTTTGTGGAGGCATTGCGCGTGATGGAGCACCGCCGCGTGGCTGCGGGAACTGTGCTGGCATCGCCCGATGATCCGAAGGTTTGCCTTTATGTGATCATCAAAGGGAGCGTGCGGGTCGAGAAGTCGCTCGTCGACGGACGCACCGTCTTTCTGGCTCGCCTCGGGGAGGGGGAGGTTTTTGGGGAGTTTCGTCTGCTCACGGGGCGCGACGGGATGGCGCGCGTGGTCGCCGAAGAGGGGCTGGAGGTGCTCGCAGTTCGCGATGAGGTGGTCTACGAGCTGGGCCGGCGCTTCCCGGAGGTGTGGGATGCCCTGTGGGGCTTTTATTACGCACGGATGCTCAACAACCTGCTGGCCTCCAGCGCGATCTTTGGCGGCTTAAGCCCGGAGCAACGTGAGGTGCTCGGACGCCATTTTGAGCTGCGCGAGTGGATCGCCGGGCAGGCGCTCTTTGAGCGCGGACACCATGTTGAGCGACTCTCGCTTGTGGTCAGTGGCTCGGTCGAGGTTGAGGTTGCCGGCCGTCGCGGTCAGCGCGAGGTGGTCGACACGTTGGAGGCGGGGGCCTTTCTGGGGGTGACCCCCTGTGCGCAGTTGAGCGAGGCGGGGGCGACGGTTCGGGCGCGCACCGACGTGATTGTGCTGGAGCTGAGCGCCACAATCTTTCGTGACCTGCTCAGCAAGGTGCCCTCGGTGGGGGAGGCGGTGCGGCGTGAGGTGGCGCTTCGTAAGGAGCGCTCCAGGCAGGCTCGGGCGCGCGGTTACGCCAGCTCCGGGGTGGCGCCGCCCACGAGGCGTTAA
- the rplC gene encoding 50S ribosomal protein L3, producing the protein MGKGLIGRKVGMTQIFDDAGNRIPVTVVKVEGNVVVQKKSAKGKDGYSAIKVGFGDVKLLEKEGTEPKWRLSKPRVGVFLKAGIDKPRRFVREFRVSEGELDSYEVGQELGADTFNVGVWIDVTGTSKGRGFTGVMKRHNFAGAKASHGVHEFFRHGGSIGMSATPGRVFKGKKMAGQHGNARVTVQNLRIMQVLPDENAILIKGAIPGPNGGVVTLRSAVKKTVV; encoded by the coding sequence ATGGGCAAAGGATTGATTGGCCGCAAGGTCGGCATGACGCAGATTTTCGACGACGCCGGTAACCGCATCCCGGTCACCGTGGTCAAGGTCGAAGGCAACGTGGTCGTGCAGAAGAAAAGCGCCAAGGGCAAAGACGGCTACTCCGCCATCAAGGTGGGTTTTGGCGACGTGAAGCTTCTTGAAAAAGAAGGCACCGAGCCCAAGTGGCGTCTCTCCAAGCCGCGCGTCGGCGTCTTCTTGAAGGCCGGCATCGACAAGCCCCGTCGCTTTGTGCGCGAGTTCCGCGTCAGTGAGGGCGAGCTTGACAGCTATGAAGTGGGTCAGGAGCTGGGTGCGGACACGTTCAACGTGGGCGTCTGGATCGATGTGACCGGCACCTCCAAAGGTCGTGGTTTCACTGGTGTTATGAAGCGTCACAACTTCGCCGGTGCCAAGGCCAGCCACGGTGTGCACGAGTTCTTCCGCCACGGTGGTTCCATCGGTATGTCGGCGACCCCCGGTCGTGTTTTCAAGGGCAAGAAGATGGCCGGTCAGCACGGAAACGCCCGCGTGACCGTGCAGAACCTGCGCATCATGCAGGTGCTTCCTGACGAAAACGCCATCCTCATCAAGGGCGCCATCCCCGGCCCCAACGGTGGTGTGGTGACGCTTCGCTCGGCGGTCAAGAAGACCGTGGTGTGA
- a CDS encoding mechanosensitive ion channel family protein, translating into MSLYQTMMAAGPLLAQAAPDVEDLAQRIELLNVGNLLSAATIIAVAYAANHVLSATLESLGEGQARRRLFFKKVQSFTRLGIFAAAAYLVVATFLDFEEDRAALLGLGGTLAVAVGFALKDTASSLMAGILILVDQPFQVGDRVAFGDTYGEVVEIGLRSVRIVTLDDNQVSIPNNKFLTEAVSSSNAGALDMMVEIDFYIAQSADFELAKQIVYEATITSRYVFLSKPVVVQVYDEITPLAFATHVKSKAYVIDTRYEKALLCDVMERVKRAFRLHGIHPPYTRNYEVQAKGWEEFSMSPNRSNAPVRSQIKVGRAPQGVEVEEVGAQTPEVSEV; encoded by the coding sequence ATGAGCCTCTATCAAACGATGATGGCCGCCGGGCCGCTCCTGGCTCAGGCCGCGCCCGATGTCGAGGATCTTGCCCAGCGGATTGAGCTCCTCAACGTGGGGAACCTGCTCAGCGCGGCCACGATCATCGCGGTGGCCTACGCCGCCAACCATGTACTCTCCGCCACCCTGGAGAGTCTGGGAGAGGGCCAGGCTCGCCGCCGCCTCTTCTTTAAAAAGGTGCAGAGTTTTACGCGCCTGGGGATCTTCGCTGCAGCGGCCTACCTGGTGGTGGCGACCTTTCTGGACTTTGAAGAAGATCGCGCCGCGCTGCTCGGTCTGGGTGGCACCCTGGCAGTGGCGGTGGGTTTTGCGCTTAAAGACACCGCGTCGAGTTTGATGGCCGGGATTCTGATTCTTGTCGACCAGCCCTTTCAGGTCGGTGATCGTGTGGCGTTTGGCGACACCTATGGCGAGGTGGTGGAGATCGGGCTTCGCTCGGTGCGTATTGTGACGCTGGACGATAACCAGGTCTCGATCCCTAACAACAAGTTTTTGACCGAGGCGGTGAGCTCATCGAACGCCGGCGCGCTCGATATGATGGTGGAGATCGACTTCTACATCGCGCAGTCCGCCGACTTTGAGCTGGCCAAGCAGATCGTCTACGAGGCGACCATCACCTCGCGCTACGTCTTTTTGAGCAAGCCGGTGGTGGTCCAGGTCTACGACGAGATCACGCCTCTGGCGTTTGCGACCCACGTCAAATCGAAGGCCTATGTCATCGACACCCGCTACGAGAAGGCGCTGCTCTGCGATGTGATGGAGCGCGTCAAGAGGGCCTTTCGTCTGCACGGAATTCACCCGCCTTATACCCGCAACTACGAGGTGCAGGCTAAGGGCTGGGAGGAGTTCTCCATGTCTCCCAACCGGAGCAACGCGCCGGTGCGATCGCAGATCAAGGTGGGGCGAGCGCCTCAGGGCGTTGAGGTGGAGGAGGTCGGGGCGCAGACCCCGGAGGTCAGTGAGGTCTGA